TGTTTCGACCAATTACGGCGATTATAAGATAACGCCGATCATTCGGTATCACTGCTCGCGTTTTCGGCGTTTCACATtcgttgagttttttcaacgggttctccgtttttctcaacatattgtacttatcttttttataaatgaGCATTATTTCGTATCGGACCAATTACGGAccgataatataaaaataatcggACCTGAAAGTAATGCAAGGTGTAAATAACGAAAAATTTCGGCTCTCTGGCCGAATGAACATTAACGGAAAAATATACCCACAAATAAGATACGGCCCCAGGCCGATCAAAACATAGTGAGAGTCAAAGTATTACCAAATTAGACAAATACTGACATTGTTCTGAACTTACAAaaatgattacaaaactaaaaatggctaaaaatatcGCCAAGCTCACTACGAACAGTGTTAAAAGACTTCCGGGCTTCATCCACCTTCGGCTTCATCTTGGTGAGGCTGTGTTTCAGCTCATTCCGGCTCTTCTTCACGCCGACCCCCTCAAGAAGGCTTTTGTCCATGGCAGTTTCAAGTTCGCCGATGCCTTTCTCTTCAGTCTCCAGCTCGAGCTTCAGGGCTGAGATTTTGTCATTTAACTCCTTGGCATGGTCCCTGCGAGCAGCCAGGGTCGAAACAGATGCTTTCACAGAAGCCTTGAGCGTTTCCAGCTTCTCCTTTGCTTCGGCCTCCTGAAGGGTCAGTTGGTCATGATCCGTCTGGATCTGCGTCGCCTCATCATAAATCTTTTGAAATGCGGGTAGCGACGCAGACAGTCGGACCATGGCACTACGAGCTTTCTCGTTCAAAATCTCTGGAGGGGCATCGGCCAGGGCAGTCGCCGCTCTCTTAAGACGACCAAAGTCTTCAACAAATTTGAAGATCGCCACACCTTGGGACTTCAAAGAGCCGACGACGTCTAGATGATCGCCCCATACCTCAGAAGGACCGCTGGTCACTTCGGCCTGTTGCTCGACCTCTGGTACGGGCATCTCCTCTTCCTCACTGTCAGAGTTAAGGAAGGCCGCCGCTTTTGCTGCCAGATCATCAGGCTTCACCGAGACATCATCTGGTATCTGCCATGTTTGGCCGCAATAAAAAATTAGCTGATAGGGACATTGTTAAGgcaataataaaccaaaaataaGGTACCTTAGTCTTGGCAGCAAGACGAGCCGGGAGGTTCACCAGGTCTGAACCAAGGGGCGAATGCAGAGTAGGAAGCGGAGAAAAGTTAAGCATCTGCGACACCGTCGGGGCAACTTCTGACGATGTTTTTTGAGAAGAGCGATTCCCCGTTAAGGAAATGCCTTCGTCGCCAGTACGATCGTCCCCCATTTGGGTATCACCCCTTGAAGAGGAATGAGCGCTCCTGGAAGGGCGATTTATTTCAGGATCAGAAGGAGCGGGATCGAAGAGGCGAGATCCAGAGAGTTCAGCCCTCATTTTCTTAGCCTTGGGTTCCTTGGGCTCCTTCTTAGACGGTTTTTTACTTGCCGGACGCTTGCGCCGAGACTTCTTTGCTTCTGGCGGGTCTTCGCCATCAGTGTCATAAACGTCTCCTTTCGCCCATTTCGGCACACCAACTGAAAAAACAACAAGTTAGTATGAAATAATGGAAAGCTTCAAAGGCGAAATGATATCTTTGTTACCTGGTATTCTAGTGTAGCCATGTTTGACCAGTTCACTTATCGCCTCGACATCAGAGGGACATCTGATGCCAGTATAAGTAACCCCTTCGTTATTTACAACCGGCTTAGACTTTTTTACTCGTTTTTTAGGCAGTTTAATTGGATTAGGGGTGGACATGTTACATTTAGGAACTGGTGGACTCTTATATTTGAACTTTGGGCAAATATGGGCTAAGAAGAATTCATAAGAGTATGTTTTTTCGTACTTATCTTTCCAAACTTTTTTCATCTTTTCGTTGAACTTAGTCCTAGCTATTCGTCTATGACGTTGCATCCTAAGGTTCATACCTGGCCGATCTAATGGGttgtatttaaatttgtaaaaacgtTCGAAcctagaaatttcaaaaagatggAATAGGTTACCTTCATATTTGGGACGTTTCggtgcctgcaaaagaaacagaTCGGCATGAGTTGGGTTTCTTGATAAAGGAGGTAAAGAAAAATCATGAAGAGATAGGATTTCTTTTGGAGAGAGGTCGAAGCACGATTCTACGACTGAAGCCCACCAGCTATCAAATTCAGGGGTACACTTGGGTGAGGTGGAAGGGCGAGAGATTTCAGATATAGGGGGAAGATATGCTCTATTAAGGCGAGTTATGAATTGCAAGTCAGCATAATTTTCTAAAGAAGGCCTGTaggtcccgcgattattgacggagatcaataaaggacagggaattccttgGTTATATCCGAACTGCCGAGCCACATAGTTAGGGCAGTATGCCTCTATACTACTGCGGTTATATTCCAGACCGGCGATTAAGTTCCTGCTCTTTAAAGAGCTACACCAATATTGACCTCCAAGTCTCCGTTTAGGATCGGCCAGAGCTTCTTCAGTGTCGTCACTATCCCAGCCGAGGTATAACCAAGAGGGAGGATACTTCAGAGTTAGGATGGGGAAAAAGAGCTCTGAGGTACGAACGGAGTTGGTGAACACTTCTAAAACGTCCAAAACGTGTGGGAGACGGGTGCCGGCGGCGATTAGTTGGTAGCCGCACAAATCGGCTTTAATGTGAGGGCCGATTTCAAAGAGTTCTGGAAAGTAAAGGGCGAGCCATAATTGCAGGACCCACAGCGGACCACTGGGACACTGAAAGGTTCGTGTTTCGGCATGAGGAGCGATCTCATTTAGACTCCTATACAAGTGAGCCAGCATGAACTCGCCCAAATTACATTTCCGCCCTTCGGCCAGAGCAGCGACGAGTGTGAAGCAGTCAGTTGTAACTCTGAAAGATGAAGTGCAGAGTACGAACTTCGCCACAAAGAAGGCCAGGAAGGCGATGTGCTCTTTGGCGTCTGGTTTGTAGTGTTCTTCGCCCATGAAAAGTTTGACGAAGGGACCGTAACTCCGTTGGGCCTTTGACAGCTTGAAAGCAGGGATTTCGGCGTCCAGGTTGGGCGAGATACGTTCGCCGATTACAGGGATGTTCAAGATGGCAGCCAGATCCAGGAGAGTGATGGTCATCATACCAAACTTGAAACAGAAGCAGTTGACAGCGGACGACCAGAAGAGGGAAGCCCCCATGATATAATGCTTCGCTATTGGTCTGCTCGCTTTGCAGAGGCCGATCATGTCGTATATGCCAACATCTTTCCACAATTGGCCGAAGTGAGGTTTTAATCGGTTTACCCATTCTTGATAACCCTTGTGCTCTGTCGGCCAGTTTCTAAACATTGTGTTCACCCAAATGGAAGACTGGTGGGCGAGTGAGAATCGTGGTAGGACTTCTTCGTGAAAAGGGGTAGCAATTTCGCAGAGATGACTGGGCGAAACGAGTATTGGTCCGACACATTCTTTGTCGTCGTTGGTTTTCACTATTACCTGAAGATCGGTGTTTGGAGCAGCGGCTTGGTTTTCGTTCATCTTGTCGGTCACTTGAGCGGCGATAGCGTCATTAGGAGCAGCCATTATAACTGAAGAATAGGATATCTCGGTTAGGCGAATGATCAAAAGAGGCGAATCAAAGACAAGAGAGGTTAGGGCGAAAACTTACCAGAAGAGACTTGGTGAATTACTCGAGGttgctgaggagagagaaagcttGATAAATGCAGAGAGAGTAGGTAAGTGATGAAatgaaatggtatttttgttaaAAGACCAAATCAGAGGAAGCCGAAGGGTCGTGGGGCCAAAACGTGGCATCGTGGAGAACAGCTGGAGATGACGTGGCTTAAAGGGGGTACCGAAAGGTTtatagatgcgcacccctttaaattttttcgaaCGAATTGGGCCTCAGTAGTGGGCTTGGAAGGGCTGAGAAGGAAGAACAAGCCCAAAAGATAAACGTTTCagacttgttgggggcattgtttacaccggcccaaataattaccGAATAGAACTTCATACGGGCTTATCAGGGATTAAGGCCCAACGGAAAGCttgtttattattgcttttttctattttattaggagtttgtagctcaataggagtgattttctttcagagtcttagtcctagttaaattaggagtcttaagtatgaggagctataaatagctcagagttttattatttttgtatcaacaaatcaatcaatcaaaaaccaagcccagtgctttttatctcgcaatctccggattgttttaatttaggagtagttttcggtattaatctcgcctgagtccgtgactcccagattattatttcttagatcacgtggttaagtgtttttaaccaaacaagccctgtgaatatctgcataggttcgttaaagtatcaaacctcaaaccgatcccgattataaattcaaagattcgagtccggaatatttccaggcgaacagataataaattaatacttaaCTCTTACTGAGTTAGTAGTAGTACATGATACAAAGTTAGTTAATTAACTTATCATATAATTAAGGTACAAAAGGTAAACAAATTAAGTCCTTCATCTACAATAATCAAGATCATTACCCAACTTCTAACcttgctatatatatatatatatatatgacgaaaTTAACGAACGAAAACAGGCCTTTTTCTACCGATTCTTAGCACAACAAACTAAACCTTTGGTTGAATAGCTTAGGACTATGGTCAGGTGGGTGCATGAATTTACAGTTAGGACATGAAGGAGACGATTTGCATAGAATCACCAACATATGACACCTTGTGCATACACTTGCCAccatctcttcttcttcttcatttcctTCAACCAACCACGACGGACTCCGTTTCATTGCCGCTTCTGATTTCTTGTTTTCTTTAGTAGTACTCATGAACAAATCACCGAAACCAGAAAATTTATGGCCGACGTCGTTTGTGCTGGTTTTCCTTTGCGACTCGCATGGCTGAAGGTTTAGCTCCAGGTCTAAGCTCATGTGAGCTGGTGAACTTATTGGCTCCAGGCTAGTTCTTGGATCCATTGATGTTCTTTTCTTGGTCCTTGTATTGTAGAAGTGTATCTCTCCTGACTGCATGCAGAAGAAAATTAGATTAATGATCTTTCTGAATTATCAAACCGAGCAATTCTTGTATAGACCGAGTTCATATTTTATTAATGAACCGATCAGTCATATCTTAAAAACCATACATATTTTTctcgaattttattttttaacatctGAACGGCTGCGTACGTGACTAAAAGCATGAAACCGGTCTAGGCAAAAatttcctatatatatatatatatcgtaCCTGAATATCGAGGCATCGCTGCCATCCCAAAGGAAGCGGGGTCTCAAGGTGAAGTTCAATTTGATCTTTTGTATTGTAGTGATCAGATGGTTTGGATCTTTTGTGGTGATCAGTAGAGTGTAGCTCATGATCCCATTTTCTCTTCTTTGATGAATGATCAAGCTCTGTATTTGGAGAGGTGGAGGGAAGTTGAAGGGAAACCATATGCATAGCGTGTTATtgaagtatttttttattgaaatgaaTTGCTTATTTATTAAGTGACATAATGCTAGTTATATAGGGAGAGTTGGGTGTTGTATGGTGAGTCACTTAACTGCGATGCAGAATCTAATAGGGCAATTTTGAATGCAAATTTAAGGACCTACCTGTACATATTTGCATGACGTGCTTTTCTAGTTGGCTCTTTAATTACTACACCAGCTCCGATCGAGCTGATCCTTAATTGAcgccgatatatatatatatagtataccCATTATATATAGACATATATAACCCTAACCAACTCTTAAAACCAGTAATcatcaaaaaacaaatttaaataaacgAGTGATTGGAATAGAaatctataataataaaatctaatCAATAACGATGATCAGAAAGCGGCCATTCGTTAGCATCGCATGCATGCTTAAAGAATTTAATTGTCGGATCATTACTTTGGTGGTATTTGATAACTTAATTTActagttttttaattaaaattttcaagcacctttttttattaaataattcatATTCGTCCCGTTTAGAAGGGACACGTTTCCCTTTTGTATATcctatttaaaaagtttatatcataatttttatattattgtatatgaattttttttatccatttttctTTCTAATATTAATGACAATTACTTTTTCTGGTTTGACCATGAAGTGTCTTGAACGGATTCTAACTATAAAACGGCATTATatttaaacctttcacattcagactaatccccactcgagtCGGATAGGTCACTTGCGGGAGGTAAAAGCTCtaaccccaaattttaaacggttgcatacatgagtacggttcgcaCACGCGACCTCATTTAAATCAGGAGAGCGCCTTATCAACTCACATGCGTCTTGGATTGGGGTCGGCATGACCTCGGCAGAACATgccgagttttttttttaaaaaaaataatctgAGCTCGTTTCGAACTTCATATTTGTTATTCAAGTACATCCCTTACACTTTGTATATGCGAGTTCAAcctgatttttttcatacttgCATGAGAAAttgtaagaaaataaaagaacataCTACTTATAAAATAGCGGATTTTCGAACTCAGACTTGGACTGAGCTTAAAAAATTTACTGTCCAATCCCCGATACTGATGGAATGGGTCTAGGTGGACGTGGTGGATACCCAGACTCAAGAAGAAGTATATTGTATACACAAATTACAAGACTATCATTAATTgggataaaattaaagaaaaataataatatagcaTTCGTAATTTATGTGTAAAAATTGTTTGTTCCTTCTCAGACGGGGCGAAAAGAGTATATAAAAACACCTAGTAAGctgattttttttggtaaaggTGTAAGGATATCCTGAATGAATTCAAACAATGCAACCATAGCTTTAAGCCTTAGCCGTCTGTATTAATCTATATTCGAGCCAAATAGATTCTTTGCATGAAAATTAAATctataatttcatattttaaacgAATAAATACATGAATGTAATTTGAAATTAAGTCAGAAATTACGACTTAAAATCTCcattgaaaatatatattaattgtttattttagttttataataaaatattaataattaatcataatCATTTTTACATCCttaattaatattatcaatTATTTTACCCCGCtgtagtttattttataaagaaatttttatagtttaatataaatattatcgTAATCATTAGTtcataatttcaatatatatatatatatatatatataaaccaggAGGTTGAAATGCAAATGTAtcgaaaaagaaaatatatatggtCGATTCTACGAAGAGTATCTTCACCCTTTATGTTATGGCTCAAGGAGAAGGAAGCTATTGATCTTCAAGGAAGGAGCCCGAAAAAGATGAGATGTCATCAGCCAAGCAACAAGAGGGAGCCTTTTCAGGCggaggatatatatatatatatatatatatatatatatatatatatacacacacacacacacacagagACGTatatgattaaaaattaaaatgtcatcACTAAAGCTacataataaaaacaacaatatttttcctttaagttatcaaacatattattaaattcagtacttgaaaatttcaataattattATGTTAAACATTTAGTATtagtatttaattttcaatgtttaattttatgttttttgaaacaaaacctttgtgccaacattttaaattaagtaaattttagAGATATTCTctgttaaataattaattcattcaaaaattaaacttgtcaaatgatattttaataataattttattattactattatctCTAAGAcgtaaaaaattgaaattgttaGATGagactaataattattttaagctAAATCCATATTGAGGATTCcgtaattttagatttttatttatttagtccCTCTTTAAAGTTTGTAATTCAATAGATCTATGTACTATtcgttttttatttaatgggtCCTTTTAGCAGTTAAATGGTCTGTAATTTCCACGTCTGAAATGATAAAAATCTCttacaattttgatttttatttattcggtcatttttttttaagtttttgtaTTCAGTTGACATTTGTATTTACAAATTTTTGGTTACATGAtccttttacaaattttatgatgTGACATATTTTTTTAACGTGTCAATTTAGGTGGACATTTAAATTCGGTTTTATTCACATTTCACATTGAGTGTTATAGTACACGctcttttttttgtcaaataataaaatacataaagaactaaaataaattaaataaatgtactatataaagacaaaaatttgtaattaacccaaataaataaataaaaaataaaagtatgtGGACATTAAGATGAATTTGgccataattttattattatttttaccacATCTCTACacgtaaaaattaatttgatgaccctctttatttcttaaatttaattaatcaaaagtgagctattaaatattaatttcgaTTATAAActcttatatatttttaaatgacactactagaaaacagcaaATTACCGACAGAAAAACtatgattagcgacggatttaaatcttTTACCGGCGGAAAACTGATTTAGCAACGGATTTCAGACTatttaagtcgctaaaaggtTGTTTTCTAATAGTGTGACCTATTTAAACTCAAAATTCAAATGGTCAGataaaattctaatattaattttttaaaaatttataacccACTTTTTATAACCATCTCTACGAAACAGTATTTCACTCTTTCAACTCCCTTccaaatatgtatattttaaaaatggccAAACCCATACtaaggtccctgtactttacacatttttttcgGTTGGTCCTTAACGTTCAACTTTACTTTATCTGGTCCTTGTACTTAGTATTTTCCTTGTCAAAATGTCCTTTTATGGATGGAATTTGGAGAGTGCACCACACTCTCCGTTATTGAGAgtatgaaaacaaaaaaataacattttagctttaaaataaaataaaaattacattaaaagtCTTGTATTTAgtctataatatatttaaacccTTATACTTAATTtacaaaccaaaataaaatacaaaagttaaattaattataaccaTCTCTACGAAACAGTATTTCACTCTTTCAACTCCCTTccaaatatgtatattttaaaaattgatttttaattcattCATTTTCTTAATTCTATGCCATGTGGATTGAAAAAGATGAATTAAAAAAGAGGATCATATAATATCATTATACAGTAATTGTTTTAGTATTTGTGATAGGATATAGCTAAGCTTATGTATGGTAGTAGAAGGTGAAAATTGGAGGCAACGTTAAGTTAAGTTAATTGAATAAGAGGCGGTGAGAGAGACAATAAATGAGGATACAGTTGAATGCTTTTATGGATCACAACTCCAACTTCCCGCAATTACATCACTCTCTTCACCTATTTAACACAAAAACCATATCCCATGAACTGCACCTATTTATTTTAATCTCTCTGCTTTTAAAGCTCTCAGCTATAAATTCAACAACCCATTTATTTTTTCAAGCCCTCTATTTAATTATTCCCTCTCGTACTCCTCCTTCAACCATAATTCAATGAGTgcttaaaattatatatttacaacaataaatatatgcGTCCTGCGataatacttattttaattattatttattatttttatcattaaatttttcaTATGACTAACATATCATGATTTGTTACACGAATGACATGACATAATGTGATCGTtgtataatttttctaattcaaTACTTTATTTTCTTTCCAAACCAACAAAGAAATTTTGCTTTGACCACGATAATTCAAATTTCAGTATTATTCACTCTATCTTTTTAATTGtccgtttttaataaaatacacatattaaaaaaaattaaaaatcatttaaatgacaaataaccttatttaaatatattaaaattcaatatattaataaatatgttttttctACTCTACTAATTAATtgaagtacaataatagaaatattttttaaatttataactgaaatttataatagataaatattttgaacttttctttttaagtaATTGTAAGTATCTTGGTCAAAGCAAATTGCATTTAGGATAATTACCAAAAATTACATTTAGGGATAAGTACTAAAAGTCCATGAAGTCAggtttattaactaaattttctttacattttaaaattgtactaattttttttcctaaggtttggtaaaatttaatattaccCATTCTATCGGTTAATAGTGTTAGTTGAGTTAATCAAATGATTGAATTGTCAAAAGTAAAATTTGTTTCAGTCataagatttatttattttctacaaaaatataaaaaatcatcaaaatcaaaatcaaaatcaaaatcaaaatataattataattatttttgattattttatttactaatGCTATTTaagaaaatgtaaaaatatatataacattagCAGTTGActttttaaacaaatataacaataatgttttttttgggattattttccaaatacctgttttgggtaaaatatttacaccattttagcCCATCTTTTCCTCTTATCCTAGCTATATTACCTAATAAactaacttatttaccaaaaatatccactatataaaaaagctttatctcattttaggttaaaattttacatagccaccttttttttctctctcttcttctctcttcttttcttattctttttcatttaattttcagtttatctcctccgattacttttccgttcgtctttccgaccgcgcttccgttcgtttacttccgatggatttctcgtcgttttcggtcgtttttccgttcgtcttttccgttcgcacTATTCCGtccgtctcttccgttcgcgctatggatttctcgacttgtttttagatttgtgtaattttttagggtttttttaataatttaaatattttgtaaataaattattgtagatctataattttttgtttataaaattgttctattattcatataattatttattttgtcttctcttattcataaatttgtttattgctactgattttgtaaagaaaatattgatttatggtgcatttgtaataattttataatatctttacgttttagtatatttttggtgtattaatagtgtatttctgccgtttttagtatatttatggtatatttacagtgtttatggtgtatttgcagtgtttatggtgtatttgcagtgtttcatggttaaaccacaaaaaacactacaaaatgtcataaatatacgacttatacactacttatacactatatatacactaattttacactatataaacaccataaaaacactatatatacactactgtcacactataaaaaataaaataaaaaattccaggaaaaaatctataaaaataaaaattaacactatatatacactaatcttacactatataaaaaaactgtcggtctggtcggttcggtcgaccgaaccgaaaaaaccgaaaaccaaaaaatgtatttatgaaattaaaaaaaaggtatttttcgtaaatgaaaaaagtcagaaaaaaaaagtcaaaacttgcaatgtaaagttgtaaataaaatgtcaaaacatgtattttagaaaattaccacttttttttttacaaaaataaaaaaaattacattgcTATACTAGGTacgaaataattttttatcagTCAATATACATtcttaaaagataaatttttcatataaaatgaCACTAATATCATGTTATAGACTTCTTAgatgaaacatataaaaataagatatgttatttttaaaacggACGGAAAGGGcgactttttttaatttattgtacTATAATTAATAAGGATATACATGACTGATAATCATTTAAGTGACAAATAAATGCtcataattttgaaataaaataaaaataaaaataaaaataatgtttaTCAATTTTGGACAAAAGAGTATttgaaatgatttttaaatgtgCATGACTTtctacaaatacaccataaacactacAATTTATAAAAGCTTTTCAAatatatcatttcagtgtatttttgttaactaaattcttcaataaaccattaatgaaagacccaaattataaatcgacatcaaatcttattatcttttagttagagcaTATAGGATTAGAAATTTTTGgttagataaaatacaccggattttactttggcgatagatttgaaacaaaatgaaagttcgtgtctttaaatgacaatttttaaagtttattattaaaatgaaacttcgtgtaaagttcgtgatttttttaggaattaaccctaaaaacatttacaatgaTATGAAATGGGATGTGGGTTTTGATGGTAAGCATATGAATAAGCGACTCATTATGGAGAAGCAAAATAAATACTTACACGCCAGCAATGGTGACACTCATCTGCCA
This region of Mercurialis annua linkage group LG1-X, ddMerAnnu1.2, whole genome shotgun sequence genomic DNA includes:
- the LOC126657008 gene encoding protein CURLY FLAG LEAF 1-like, with protein sequence MHMVSLQLPSTSPNTELDHSSKKRKWDHELHSTDHHKRSKPSDHYNTKDQIELHLETPLPLGWQRCLDIQSGEIHFYNTRTKKRTSMDPRTSLEPISSPAHMSLDLELNLQPCESQRKTSTNDVGHKFSGFGDLFMSTTKENKKSEAAMKRSPSWLVEGNEEEEEMVASVCTRCHMLVILCKSSPSCPNCKFMHPPDHSPKLFNQRFSLLC